In one window of Azotobacter salinestris DNA:
- a CDS encoding magnesium transporter produces the protein MNRHYYVSDDLDDLERVEQELEAKGIDTEQIHVLSEQDAELERHERLHGVPSMMKTDVVRSGTRGVFIGLLLAALVLIVAYFSDWTNTVFGWVPFIFLAIVLFGFSIWEGGFLGFQKGNRYFRPLQDKLREGKHVFFVDVEPAQEPVLEQVIRRHPKLEVAGIGTAMPNWIMSGEKKWHRFKSKL, from the coding sequence ATGAACCGGCACTACTACGTCAGTGACGATCTGGACGATCTGGAGCGAGTCGAGCAGGAGCTGGAAGCCAAGGGCATCGATACCGAGCAGATCCACGTGTTGAGCGAGCAGGATGCCGAACTCGAACGGCACGAGCGTCTGCACGGCGTGCCCTCGATGATGAAGACCGATGTGGTCAGGTCCGGCACACGGGGCGTGTTCATCGGCCTGCTGCTGGCCGCCCTGGTGCTGATCGTCGCCTATTTCAGCGACTGGACGAACACGGTCTTCGGCTGGGTACCCTTCATCTTCCTGGCCATCGTGCTGTTCGGCTTCAGCATCTGGGAAGGCGGCTTTCTCGGCTTCCAGAAGGGCAACCGCTACTTCCGCCCCCTGCAGGACAAGCTGCGCGAAGGCAAGCACGTGTTCTTCGTGGACGTGGAGCCGGCCCAGGAGCCGGTGCTCGAGCAGGTCATCCGGCGTCACCCGAAGCTGGAGGTCGCCGGGATCGGTACGGCCATGCCCAACTGGATCATGAGCGGGGAGAAGAAATGGCACCGCTTCAAGAGCAAGCTCTGA
- a CDS encoding universal stress protein yields the protein MKKVLVPFDGSESAKRALLYLVELVKQLPDLEIHLLNVQGHPIMYGDYVAGPMLESLVNAAREHGRKINAKGIELLRSHGLEATAHEELGETVGEIAKTVALLGCDMVVMGTRGMTNFSNLIMGSVSSRVVHEVSVPVLLVK from the coding sequence ATGAAGAAAGTACTTGTTCCGTTCGACGGGTCCGAAAGCGCCAAGCGCGCCTTGCTCTATCTCGTGGAGCTGGTGAAGCAGTTGCCGGATCTGGAGATCCATCTGCTGAACGTCCAGGGGCATCCGATCATGTACGGCGACTACGTCGCCGGCCCCATGCTGGAGAGCCTGGTCAATGCCGCCCGCGAGCATGGGCGCAAGATCAATGCGAAGGGAATCGAACTCCTCCGCAGTCACGGCCTCGAGGCCACCGCCCATGAGGAGCTGGGCGAGACGGTGGGAGAGATCGCCAAGACGGTCGCGCTGCTCGGCTGCGACATGGTGGTGATGGGAACCCGCGGAATGACCAACTTCTCCAACCTGATCATGGGCTCGGTTTCCAGCCGCGTGGTACACGAGGTCTCGGTGCCCGTGCTGCTGGTCAAGTAG
- a CDS encoding DUF2789 domain-containing protein, producing MELPIHNLSMLFDQLGLRSDSSSIDEFIATHQLPDGIKVSEAPFWTPAQAALLKEELLDDADWAPLVDELNERLHPRH from the coding sequence ATGGAATTGCCCATCCACAATCTGTCCATGCTGTTCGATCAGTTGGGTTTGCGGTCCGATTCGTCCAGCATCGATGAGTTCATCGCCACCCACCAGTTGCCCGATGGAATCAAGGTGTCGGAGGCGCCGTTCTGGACGCCGGCCCAGGCGGCCCTGCTGAAGGAGGAGCTGCTCGACGATGCCGACTGGGCGCCGCTCGTCGACGAACTCAACGAGCGCCTGCATCCCAGGCACTGA
- a CDS encoding cold-shock protein yields the protein MSTRQNGTVKWFNDEKGFGFITPETGADLFVHFRSIQGNGFKSLKEGQQVSFVAVKGQKGMQADEVQVM from the coding sequence ATGTCCACTCGCCAAAACGGCACCGTCAAATGGTTCAACGATGAAAAGGGCTTCGGCTTCATTACCCCGGAAACCGGCGCCGACCTGTTCGTTCACTTCCGTTCCATCCAGGGCAACGGCTTCAAGAGCCTGAAGGAAGGCCAGCAGGTTTCCTTCGTGGCGGTGAAAGGCCAGAAAGGCATGCAGGCGGATGAAGTCCAGGTGATGTGA
- a CDS encoding lysylphosphatidylglycerol synthase transmembrane domain-containing protein yields the protein MSRGLWLLLGGLLAALLIPILLGGTGLWRQVQGFPANLLLAMLGIILVCWNLNALRLRLLLPGHRLGQKDALGIIMATEFAICATPGGAGGPLTLMALLMRRGVSAAQGTATYAVDQLTDLLVFACALLGILVYALSHALNPHLAWLLGVSVALLVGVFVLLFLLGRFHREMFRLNGRLLQRLGVSARRRLKYARQVMRFRNALRQSLSLPRPVLLGVFLLSVAHWILRYSVLYLTLRGLGSELSWAWTFLVQMLALSAGQASLLPGGAGGAELASAALLAPLVGKSTSGAAILIWRAVTYYFYLIAGAPVFLHLAGRPLLRRLVRYRQS from the coding sequence ATGAGCCGTGGCCTGTGGCTGCTGCTGGGCGGCCTGCTCGCTGCCCTGCTGATCCCCATTCTGCTCGGCGGCACAGGACTGTGGCGGCAGGTGCAGGGCTTTCCGGCCAATCTGCTGCTGGCCATGCTCGGCATCATCCTGGTCTGCTGGAACCTCAATGCGCTGCGCCTGCGCCTGCTGTTGCCCGGCCACCGGCTCGGGCAGAAGGACGCGCTGGGCATCATCATGGCCACCGAGTTCGCCATCTGCGCGACGCCGGGCGGCGCCGGCGGCCCCCTGACCCTGATGGCGCTGCTGATGCGCCGCGGGGTGTCGGCGGCGCAGGGCACCGCCACCTACGCGGTGGATCAGCTCACCGATCTCCTGGTGTTCGCCTGCGCCCTGCTCGGCATCCTGGTCTACGCCCTGTCCCATGCCCTGAATCCGCACCTGGCCTGGCTGCTCGGCGTCAGCGTAGCACTGCTGGTCGGGGTGTTCGTCCTGCTGTTTTTGCTCGGCCGCTTCCACCGCGAGATGTTCCGGCTCAACGGCCGGCTGCTGCAGCGCCTGGGGGTGAGCGCGCGCCGCCGGCTGAAATACGCGCGCCAGGTGATGCGCTTTCGCAACGCCCTGCGCCAGAGCCTGAGCCTGCCGCGCCCGGTGCTGCTCGGAGTGTTCCTGCTCAGCGTCGCGCACTGGATACTGCGCTACAGCGTGCTCTACCTGACCCTGCGCGGTCTCGGCAGCGAACTGTCCTGGGCCTGGACCTTCCTGGTGCAGATGCTGGCGCTCAGCGCCGGGCAGGCCAGCCTGCTGCCGGGCGGCGCCGGCGGTGCGGAGCTGGCCTCGGCGGCGCTGCTCGCCCCACTGGTCGGCAAGTCGACCAGCGGGGCGGCCATCCTGATCTGGCGCGCCGTCACCTACTACTTCTATCTGATCGCCGGCGCACCGGTGTTCCTGCACCTGGCCGGCCGGCCGCTGCTGCGGCGGCTGGTGCGCTATCGGCAATCCTGA
- a CDS encoding DUF2334 domain-containing protein — protein sequence MSERHLLLVLHDVTPESWADYRNFVAVVDALGNVPITWLVVPDFHHRQPLTGHPELRRKLDARLARGDELVLHGCHHCDDAPPPRNPKDWLMRRVYTHEGEFYRLDQLQARQRLEQGMEMFRRCGWPLHGFVAPAWLMSEGTRLALRETPLRYTSDLRHLYRLPDFQAIDAPGLTWSARSRWRRGLSRLVCASLAARHRQAPLLRLGLHPVDMRHDYSRHYWVELLVRLLEEGRQPLTKIGWLGRQSAQLPGSGA from the coding sequence ATGTCTGAGCGCCACCTGCTGCTGGTATTGCACGATGTCACCCCGGAAAGCTGGGCCGACTATCGAAATTTCGTCGCGGTGGTGGACGCTCTGGGCAATGTGCCCATCACCTGGCTGGTAGTGCCGGATTTCCATCACCGCCAGCCGTTGACGGGGCACCCCGAACTGCGCCGCAAGCTCGACGCACGGCTGGCGCGCGGCGACGAGCTGGTCCTGCACGGTTGTCACCACTGCGACGACGCTCCGCCGCCACGCAACCCGAAGGACTGGCTGATGCGCCGCGTCTACACCCACGAAGGCGAGTTCTACCGGCTCGATCAGCTCCAGGCGCGGCAGCGTCTCGAGCAGGGCATGGAAATGTTCCGGCGCTGCGGCTGGCCGCTGCACGGCTTCGTCGCCCCTGCCTGGCTGATGAGCGAGGGCACCCGCCTGGCCCTGCGCGAAACCCCGCTGCGCTACACCAGCGATCTGCGCCACCTCTACCGGTTGCCGGATTTCCAGGCCATCGATGCCCCCGGCCTGACTTGGAGCGCCCGCAGCCGCTGGCGCCGCGGCCTGTCCCGGCTGGTCTGCGCGAGCCTCGCCGCCCGCCATCGGCAGGCGCCACTGCTGCGCCTCGGACTGCATCCGGTGGACATGCGCCACGACTACTCCCGCCACTACTGGGTGGAGCTGCTGGTGCGCCTGCTGGAGGAGGGGCGTCAGCCGCTGACCAAGATCGGCTGGCTGGGCCGGCAGTCTGCGCAGCTGCCGGGTAGCGGCGCATGA
- a CDS encoding glycosyltransferase family 4 protein, whose amino-acid sequence MHIADMTMFYAPASGGVRTYLEAKHRRLRLYSGVRHSVLVPGPGYREQAGIYEVPSPLLPFGKGYRFPLRRAPWRHQLQSLQPDLIEVGDPYVTAWAALDAGRRLNIPVIGFYHSDLPRLATKRVGTWCGERVNDYVAHLYGQFDRVLAPSRIMAEKLLRLGVREVFVQPLGVDLEIFQPARRDPGLKRELGLAEETRLMIFAGRGAREKNLHILLEVARRLGTPYHLLLVGADMPHRVPDNVTVINDFQPAAAVARLMASSDVLLHAGDQETFGLVVLEAMACGIPVVAARAGALAEIVPFSAGRLCRPNDARAMASTVRELFEGDVARLGRQARQHVEAHHAWDAVVAGLLAHYHAVLGTAELPVAVHV is encoded by the coding sequence GTGCACATTGCCGATATGACCATGTTCTATGCCCCCGCCAGCGGTGGCGTGCGGACCTATCTGGAGGCCAAGCACCGTCGTCTGCGGCTGTATTCTGGGGTACGCCACAGCGTGCTGGTGCCCGGACCCGGCTACCGCGAGCAGGCCGGCATCTACGAGGTCCCTTCGCCCCTGCTGCCGTTCGGCAAGGGCTATCGCTTCCCGCTGCGCCGGGCGCCCTGGCGCCACCAACTGCAGAGCCTGCAGCCCGACCTGATCGAGGTCGGCGATCCCTACGTGACGGCCTGGGCCGCGCTCGACGCCGGCCGACGCCTGAACATCCCGGTGATCGGCTTCTACCATTCGGACCTGCCGCGACTGGCGACCAAGCGTGTCGGCACCTGGTGCGGCGAGCGGGTGAACGACTACGTGGCGCATCTCTACGGCCAGTTCGACCGGGTGCTGGCGCCCAGCCGGATCATGGCGGAGAAGCTTCTGCGTCTGGGCGTGCGGGAGGTGTTCGTGCAGCCTTTGGGCGTCGATCTGGAAATCTTCCAGCCGGCCCGCCGCGACCCGGGGCTCAAGCGCGAGCTGGGGCTTGCCGAGGAAACCCGGCTGATGATCTTCGCCGGCCGCGGGGCGCGCGAGAAGAACCTGCATATCCTGCTGGAGGTCGCCCGGCGCCTCGGAACGCCCTACCACTTGCTGCTGGTCGGTGCCGACATGCCGCATCGGGTGCCGGACAACGTCACGGTGATCAACGACTTCCAGCCGGCCGCCGCGGTCGCCCGGCTGATGGCCAGCAGCGACGTGCTGCTGCATGCCGGCGACCAGGAAACCTTCGGCCTGGTGGTGCTGGAGGCGATGGCCTGCGGCATCCCGGTGGTCGCCGCGCGCGCCGGGGCGCTGGCCGAGATCGTTCCGTTCAGCGCCGGCCGCCTGTGCCGGCCCAACGACGCCCGGGCGATGGCCTCGACCGTGCGCGAGCTGTTCGAGGGCGATGTCGCCCGCCTGGGACGACAGGCGCGTCAGCACGTCGAGGCCCACCATGCCTGGGATGCCGTGGTTGCCGGTCTGCTCGCCCATTACCATGCCGTGCTGGGCACGGCCGAGCTGCCGGTTGCCGTGCATGTCTGA
- a CDS encoding SulP family inorganic anion transporter — MKFSAIPEDGLEGLKQNWRSDVVSGFLVFLLALPLSLGIAKASEFPPAMGVLTAMIGGLFVSLFAGSRLTIKGPAAGLITICAGAVVEFGGGAQGWHLALGAIFVAAVLQMLFGLLRFGALSDFFPHSVVHGMLAAIGLIIFAKQIHVLLGIDPATLKGLELVELFERIPASIMHADTHVALVGLVSLAIIFGMPLLKIPGLKKVPAPMLVLLVAVPMALIMDFKHTEPVFDMVTIGSFWANVGWNLDFSLIGTAVFWKYVLMFLFIGSLESLLTVKAVDGLDPWKRASDFNRDLVAVGAGNALSGLLGGLPMISEVARSSANVTFGARSRWSNFFHGLFLFIAMLLFIPVIEMIPNAALAALLIAVGYRLASPHEFFKVYRIGVEQLVIFVVTVLVTLSTDLLVGVGAGIATELAFNLAHRVPFGNFFKARYTRSRQAGEERIEVGGAAIFSNLLGFKKLFAQLERSSTVTIDFAAAHLVDHTFMEFLSHLREEFEHAGGMLTVTGFERFKPFSEHPLAARKRLPDNVQLA; from the coding sequence ATGAAATTCAGTGCAATTCCGGAAGACGGCCTCGAAGGCCTCAAGCAAAACTGGCGCAGCGATGTGGTATCGGGATTTCTGGTATTCCTGCTGGCGCTTCCCCTGAGTCTCGGCATCGCCAAGGCCAGCGAATTCCCGCCAGCCATGGGCGTGCTGACCGCCATGATCGGCGGCCTGTTCGTCAGCCTGTTCGCCGGCTCGCGGCTCACCATCAAGGGCCCGGCCGCCGGCCTGATCACCATCTGCGCCGGCGCTGTGGTCGAGTTCGGCGGCGGCGCCCAGGGCTGGCACCTGGCGCTCGGGGCGATCTTCGTGGCGGCCGTGCTGCAGATGCTGTTCGGCCTGCTGCGCTTCGGCGCCCTGAGCGACTTCTTCCCGCACTCGGTGGTGCACGGCATGCTGGCGGCGATCGGCCTGATCATCTTCGCCAAGCAGATCCACGTGCTGCTCGGCATCGATCCGGCCACCCTCAAGGGGCTCGAGCTGGTCGAGCTGTTCGAGCGGATTCCGGCCTCGATCATGCACGCCGACACCCACGTGGCCCTGGTCGGCCTCGTCAGCCTGGCGATCATTTTCGGCATGCCGCTGCTGAAGATTCCGGGCCTCAAGAAGGTGCCGGCGCCGATGCTGGTCCTGCTGGTCGCCGTGCCCATGGCCCTGATCATGGACTTCAAGCATACCGAGCCGGTGTTCGACATGGTGACCATCGGCAGCTTCTGGGCCAATGTCGGCTGGAACCTGGATTTCTCCCTGATCGGCACCGCGGTGTTCTGGAAATACGTGCTGATGTTCCTCTTCATCGGCAGCCTGGAGTCCCTGCTGACGGTCAAGGCCGTCGACGGGCTGGATCCCTGGAAGCGCGCGTCGGACTTCAACAGGGACCTGGTCGCGGTGGGCGCGGGCAACGCGCTGTCCGGCCTGCTGGGCGGCCTGCCGATGATTTCCGAGGTGGCGCGCAGCTCGGCGAACGTCACCTTCGGTGCCCGCAGCCGCTGGAGCAACTTCTTCCACGGCCTGTTCCTGTTCATCGCCATGCTGCTGTTCATCCCGGTCATCGAGATGATCCCCAACGCGGCCCTGGCGGCGCTGCTGATCGCCGTGGGCTACCGCCTGGCCTCGCCCCATGAGTTCTTCAAGGTCTATCGCATCGGCGTCGAGCAGCTGGTGATCTTCGTGGTGACCGTGCTGGTGACGCTGTCCACCGACCTGCTGGTCGGGGTCGGCGCCGGCATCGCCACGGAACTGGCGTTCAACCTGGCGCACCGGGTGCCGTTCGGCAACTTCTTCAAGGCCCGCTACACGCGCTCCCGGCAGGCCGGCGAAGAGCGGATCGAGGTCGGCGGCGCGGCGATCTTCTCCAACCTGCTGGGTTTCAAGAAGCTGTTCGCCCAGCTCGAGCGCAGCAGCACGGTGACCATCGACTTCGCCGCGGCCCATCTGGTGGACCACACCTTCATGGAGTTCCTGAGCCACCTCAGGGAAGAGTTCGAGCATGCCGGCGGGATGCTGACCGTCACCGGCTTCGAGCGCTTCAAGCCGTTCTCGGAGCACCCGCTGGCAGCCCGCAAGCGCCTGCCGGACAACGTCCAGCTGGCCTGA
- a CDS encoding proton-conducting transporter membrane subunit has product MASVLQIFIFLPLIGFLISLTHPERDETRISRTALVTVGANLAGFGLFLAYWAFHGFPTLELKDFVLFRTDSYEFYIDFLFDRITATYVFVGAFLTFMVLLYSRHYMHREAGYKRFFSTVLFFYAGYDMVVFSGNMETMFIGWEVLGITSFLLIAFYRDRYLPVKNAVKVFSIYRIGDVGLLLAMWMMHHLFHANVSFHMLEDRAFVLEHLQPHTLAGVLIALMILVAAAAKSAQLPFSSWLPRAMEGPTPSSAIFYGSLSVHMGVFLLLRTAPLWRDQWLVCIVVGLLGLATSVVATVIARSQSAIKSQIAYASIAQIGLIFIEIAAGLDTLALVHFAGNAFLRTYQLLVSPSVVTYLIREQFYNFVPRQHHAKWVLPKKFMYSLYMLSVREFDLDAFMYRRLWNPMKRLGRHLDFLTFWRVVGIFVPVYLLGLFLVYNREALPTAVTEVWPVIFASMAAVLVLKSFTERRRARMAWLLAILTHFWIALATSFNVNFDFSESYIYLSGVALAGVIGFLCLRRLKHLEGDIDLDRFHGHCRQHPKIAFVFLLCCLCATGFPISPTFIGEDLMFAHIGEEQVGLAFLTSFSFVLVGLSIIRIYARVFLGPHAKSVYEVAYKSC; this is encoded by the coding sequence ATGGCCTCCGTACTGCAGATCTTCATCTTTCTACCGCTGATCGGCTTCCTGATCAGCCTGACCCATCCGGAACGGGACGAGACACGGATCTCGCGCACCGCCCTGGTCACGGTCGGCGCCAACCTCGCCGGCTTCGGCCTGTTCCTGGCCTATTGGGCATTTCACGGCTTTCCCACGCTGGAACTGAAGGATTTCGTACTGTTCCGCACGGACAGCTACGAGTTCTACATCGACTTCCTGTTCGACCGGATCACCGCGACCTATGTGTTCGTCGGCGCCTTCCTGACCTTCATGGTGCTGCTCTACAGCCGGCACTACATGCACCGCGAGGCGGGCTACAAGCGCTTCTTCAGCACGGTGCTGTTCTTCTATGCCGGCTACGACATGGTGGTGTTCTCCGGGAACATGGAAACCATGTTCATCGGCTGGGAAGTGCTGGGGATCACTTCGTTCCTGCTGATCGCCTTCTACCGGGACCGCTACCTGCCGGTGAAGAACGCGGTCAAGGTGTTCTCCATCTACCGGATCGGCGATGTCGGCCTGCTGCTGGCAATGTGGATGATGCACCACCTGTTCCACGCCAACGTCAGCTTCCACATGCTCGAGGACCGGGCCTTCGTGCTCGAGCACCTGCAGCCGCACACCCTGGCCGGCGTCCTCATCGCGCTGATGATCCTGGTGGCCGCCGCCGCCAAGTCGGCGCAGCTGCCGTTCTCCAGCTGGCTGCCGCGGGCCATGGAAGGGCCGACGCCGTCGAGCGCGATCTTCTACGGCTCGCTGTCGGTGCACATGGGGGTGTTCCTGCTGCTGCGCACCGCGCCGCTCTGGCGGGATCAATGGCTCGTCTGCATCGTCGTCGGCCTGCTGGGACTGGCCACCAGTGTGGTCGCCACGGTGATCGCCCGCTCGCAGTCGGCGATCAAGAGCCAGATCGCCTATGCCTCCATCGCCCAGATCGGCCTGATCTTCATCGAGATCGCCGCCGGCCTCGACACCCTGGCCCTGGTGCACTTCGCCGGGAATGCCTTCCTGCGCACCTACCAGCTGCTGGTTTCGCCGTCGGTGGTGACCTACCTGATCCGCGAGCAGTTCTACAACTTCGTGCCGCGGCAGCACCATGCGAAATGGGTGCTGCCCAAGAAGTTCATGTATTCCCTCTACATGCTCTCGGTGCGGGAGTTCGACCTGGATGCCTTCATGTACCGCAGGTTGTGGAATCCCATGAAGCGCCTGGGGCGACATCTGGACTTTCTGACCTTCTGGCGGGTCGTCGGCATTTTCGTGCCGGTTTATCTGCTGGGTTTATTCCTCGTCTACAACCGTGAAGCGTTGCCGACCGCGGTCACGGAAGTATGGCCGGTGATCTTTGCATCGATGGCAGCGGTATTGGTGCTCAAGTCCTTCACCGAACGCAGGCGCGCGCGGATGGCCTGGCTTTTGGCAATCCTGACGCACTTCTGGATCGCCCTGGCCACATCCTTCAACGTCAACTTCGACTTCAGCGAAAGTTATATCTACCTGAGCGGCGTCGCCCTGGCCGGAGTCATCGGATTTCTGTGCCTGCGGCGACTCAAGCATCTGGAGGGCGACATCGATCTCGACCGTTTCCACGGCCATTGCCGCCAGCATCCGAAGATCGCGTTCGTATTTCTGCTCTGTTGTCTGTGCGCCACCGGTTTTCCGATCAGTCCGACGTTCATCGGCGAAGACCTGATGTTCGCGCATATCGGGGAAGAGCAGGTCGGCCTGGCCTTTTTGACCAGTTTCAGTTTCGTCCTGGTCGGTTTGTCGATCATCCGCATTTATGCGCGGGTATTCCTCGGGCCGCATGCCAAGTCGGTTTACGAAGTGGCGTACAAGTCTTGCTGA
- a CDS encoding YbcC family protein → MTGRARLCSIFLGAIRSTPMVSGDKSMSARSENPAQSGSFDETAVLHELEHYLPKQAPLKDFVHHNTLHAFQSSKFHDAARNASGIFGYNLSLKLDKYRSLYRQGEITPAVLDWVVRQHKGDRFDLWKTKVVEGSFASPPLPRIGSVRANWKRSHRIDLDSLVHPLLFRILCSYLDQGISMWAFPSSGEGFLSAIRELERHSFTSFFRRERARRLLLEQDCSITDLLRILVRDEALFAHYLFDQQFAHPGWSGMVTVIEAQPGTLIDSRRISLRELIVFELLLEIDALDEHFDGHWSPLVANLAGEPADLLAEVPRTELHDVLAIWQEALEWSFYDPVLSAIQRQPAESPAQPEKSFQGLFCIDDRICSFRRHLESLDPHCETYGTPGFFGVEFYFKPKNAKSHTKVCPGPIEPGYLIKETGSRDRRKAEPHFSKHSHDLFGGWVISQTLGFWSAIKLLDNIFKPSASPLGASSFQHMDRTSSLTILNRSPDDREDGLQIGFTLEEMAQRAENLLSSIGLVRDFAPIVYVVGHGASNTNNPHYAAYDCGACSGRPGSVNARVICFMLNHPEVRRILAGKGIEIPATTRFVGALHDTTRDEIAFYDEASLDPDNRARHQANVAVFDKALALNAKERSRRFELTDSRQPPERVHEAVKARSVSLFEPRPELNHATNALCIVGRRFLSRKLFLDRRSFLNSYDYRIDPDGRFLLGILRAAAPVCGGINLEYFFSHVDNQKLGAGSKLPHNVMGLIGVANGNDGDLRPGLPSQMIEVHHPVRMMIVVEQFPEIVLNTLRQQATTWQWFANEWLNLAVVNPETHELFRFRDGAFEPYRPLTERIEVAVDLEKLFETQADNLPVLALN, encoded by the coding sequence ATGACCGGCAGGGCGCGGCTTTGTTCAATCTTTCTTGGGGCCATTCGAAGTACGCCGATGGTCTCCGGAGATAAATCGATGAGCGCCAGATCAGAAAATCCAGCGCAGTCCGGTAGTTTCGACGAGACAGCCGTATTGCACGAGCTTGAGCATTATCTTCCGAAACAAGCTCCTCTGAAGGATTTCGTTCACCACAATACCTTGCATGCTTTCCAGAGTTCGAAGTTTCACGATGCGGCGAGAAATGCCTCGGGTATCTTCGGATACAACCTGTCTCTGAAACTGGATAAATACCGCAGTCTCTATCGGCAGGGCGAGATAACGCCGGCCGTGCTGGACTGGGTCGTCCGCCAGCACAAGGGCGATCGGTTCGACCTCTGGAAGACCAAGGTCGTCGAGGGGAGCTTCGCGTCGCCGCCCTTGCCGCGCATCGGTTCCGTACGGGCGAACTGGAAGAGGAGCCACCGGATCGACCTGGATTCGCTGGTGCATCCGCTGCTGTTCCGCATTCTCTGCAGCTATCTCGACCAGGGCATCTCGATGTGGGCCTTCCCGTCCAGCGGCGAGGGTTTCCTGAGCGCCATCCGCGAGCTGGAGCGCCACAGCTTCACCAGCTTCTTCCGCCGCGAGCGGGCGCGCCGGCTGCTGCTCGAGCAGGACTGCTCCATCACCGATCTGCTGAGAATCCTGGTGCGCGACGAGGCGCTGTTCGCGCATTACCTGTTCGATCAGCAGTTCGCCCATCCGGGCTGGTCGGGCATGGTCACGGTGATCGAGGCGCAGCCCGGCACCCTGATCGACAGCCGCCGGATCAGCCTGCGCGAGCTGATCGTCTTCGAGCTGCTCCTCGAGATCGACGCGCTCGACGAGCATTTCGACGGACACTGGAGCCCGCTGGTGGCGAACCTGGCCGGCGAGCCGGCGGACCTCCTGGCCGAGGTGCCCCGGACCGAGCTGCACGATGTCCTGGCGATCTGGCAGGAGGCGCTGGAGTGGAGCTTCTACGATCCCGTGCTGAGCGCCATCCAGCGCCAGCCCGCGGAAAGTCCCGCGCAGCCGGAGAAGAGCTTCCAGGGCCTGTTCTGCATCGACGACCGCATCTGCTCGTTCCGCCGGCACCTCGAAAGCCTCGATCCGCACTGCGAAACCTACGGGACGCCGGGCTTCTTCGGGGTGGAGTTCTACTTCAAGCCGAAGAATGCGAAGTCCCACACCAAGGTATGTCCGGGACCGATCGAGCCCGGCTACCTGATCAAGGAAACCGGCAGCCGGGACAGGCGCAAGGCCGAGCCGCACTTCAGCAAGCACTCGCACGACCTTTTCGGCGGCTGGGTGATCTCGCAGACCCTCGGCTTCTGGTCGGCCATCAAGCTCCTCGACAACATCTTCAAGCCCTCGGCGAGCCCCCTCGGCGCCTCGTCCTTCCAGCACATGGATCGCACCTCCAGCCTGACCATCCTGAACCGCTCGCCGGACGACCGCGAGGACGGCCTGCAGATCGGCTTCACCCTCGAGGAGATGGCCCAGCGCGCGGAGAACCTGCTGAGCAGCATCGGCCTGGTCCGGGATTTCGCGCCCATCGTCTACGTGGTCGGGCACGGCGCGAGCAACACCAACAACCCGCACTATGCCGCCTACGACTGCGGGGCCTGCTCGGGCCGGCCGGGGTCGGTGAACGCGCGGGTGATCTGTTTCATGCTCAACCATCCCGAGGTGCGACGGATCCTCGCCGGCAAGGGCATCGAGATCCCGGCGACAACCCGGTTCGTCGGCGCGCTGCACGACACCACCCGCGACGAGATCGCCTTCTATGACGAGGCGTCGCTCGACCCCGACAACCGCGCCCGGCACCAGGCCAACGTGGCCGTCTTCGACAAGGCCCTGGCGCTCAACGCCAAGGAGCGCTCGCGGCGCTTCGAGCTGACCGACAGCCGGCAGCCGCCGGAGCGGGTGCACGAGGCGGTCAAGGCGCGTTCCGTGTCGCTGTTCGAGCCGCGTCCCGAGCTGAACCACGCGACCAACGCCCTGTGCATCGTCGGGCGCCGCTTCCTGAGCCGCAAGTTGTTCCTCGACCGGCGCTCGTTCCTCAACTCCTACGACTACCGGATCGATCCGGATGGCAGGTTCCTGCTCGGCATCCTGCGCGCCGCGGCGCCGGTCTGCGGCGGAATCAACCTGGAGTACTTCTTCTCCCACGTCGACAACCAGAAGCTGGGGGCGGGCAGCAAGTTGCCGCACAACGTAATGGGCCTGATCGGCGTGGCCAACGGCAACGACGGCGACCTGCGCCCCGGCCTGCCGAGCCAGATGATCGAGGTGCACCACCCGGTGCGGATGATGATCGTCGTCGAGCAGTTCCCCGAGATAGTTCTGAACACCCTCCGGCAGCAGGCGACCACCTGGCAGTGGTTCGCCAACGAATGGCTGAACCTCGCGGTCGTCAACCCCGAGACCCATGAGTTGTTCCGCTTCCGGGACGGCGCTTTCGAGCCGTACCGCCCGCTGACCGAGCGGATCGAGGTCGCCGTGGACCTCGAGAAACTCTTCGAAACCCAGGCGGACAACCTGCCTGTCCTCGCCCTGAACTAG